The following DNA comes from Nicotiana sylvestris chromosome 10, ASM39365v2, whole genome shotgun sequence.
TATCAATTCACCTTTATTTCACTTGTTGCggtgtgtaacccgatcccaccgtacaatatcaatatcataacaataaatataatatgttgcggcgcgcaacccgatcccatcatataatatcaatatcataattcacccttgTTTCACCATAataatccacccttatttcacctgttgcggtatgaaacccgatcccaccgtacaataaCAATATCACAATATAAATATCCTCCTTATTCCACCacctcccttatttcacctgttgcggcgtgcaacccgatcccccgTACAATAActtaaatcaacaacaacaattcaataaCTAAATTTACCAGAATTTCTACAATCAAGGCTATGAGTACACGACAACAAGGGAACCAcgtgaaaacaaaggaatacaacaaCATTTACGAAATGATAAGACATGTAAGGCACGTGATAACTAAGCAGGCAATACTACAATTTGGACATGTAGCAGATATGCACATAGTCATAGAAGAACTCAACAATTAAGTGGTAACAACACAATAAGGAAGGTAATGACTTCAACCAAGCATATATGGGCCTAATAACGAGTAAGAGGTAGATAAGTGCTAACAAAATCATATAAAGCATGTAAGAGTAGTCTAACAACGAGATACCACATGTTTTGACAATTTAATCAAAAGCATGGAAAGAGATTAGACAATCTAAACCGGTCAATACTACATATAGACTGTGTACCCACACATCACCTTGCGTACCCGACTTTCACATAACAAGATAACACAATTAACTCAATTCCTAAAGGatggtcccccccccccccaccaccaccaccaccaccacaaaGTTAGATAAGACATTTACCTCAATTCAACcaactcaatactcaatttagcttttcctttaccaaatcaCCATCGCTCGACCCAATCTAGCAAAAAaagacttgaatacatcaaaaaatgcaagagaaaacaatttcaattaacaaagctaTGATCCTTATataatttgcaaaaagtcaacaaaagtcaactccccaaGTCTGCAccttggaacccgacaaaatttataaaacccgaatacccattcaattacgagttcaaccattctagtttcactcaaatccgactccaaatcgatattcaaaattcaaaaattcactttatgaaattttagacaaaaccctcaaaattttactttgaaatcatcaatcaaatacctaaaacgaagatggatttatgaaatataaccaaaatagaGTATAGAACACATACTCCAATCCATATAGTGAAGATCACATCCAAAAATTGTCCATATCCGAGCTCCTCGACTCAAAATATGACAAAATGAACAAACTTTCGATATTAAGTATTTTTGCCCAGCTATTCTATCTCGTTTTGCATGCCAAACGATTCTCAAACTCACTTgtgatgcctccaatggatttcttgtgaaatttcagtcaagttaggcttttgaatcactccatttgaccttataatgaaggagatatattggtttcaatatttaaaaatagtgcagattttgaAATACGAGGTCAgtagcaatttcgtaattaatctaaaaataccTGGCGGCCCAATTCTTAGTTAAATGACCATAAATCttcatacaatgtccaaatttgacgattctttttgctatggctccttAATTACGATAcgaatctaatgcttcaatcaaaacagaaatcggagctcatttgtttaatgtggtatcatttatgcttgaagaaacaacgtcgaaatataagaaaaacgagcgcaacacagcacaaacctatccgaaactcacccgagcccctcgggaccccgtagGAACATACCAACAGGTCCCATAACAAACCACGGACCAactcgaggccttaaatcacgcataacaacatcgaaacgacgaaacgcacctcaaatcaaacttaatgaactttcgaactttcgacttccaaaaactcgcgccgaaacatatcaaatcaatccggaatgaactcaaattttgcacacaagtcttaataCATCATACGAAGCTACTTGTGTCCCCAAACtatcgagcaaagtgcaaattctcaaaacgTCCAGCCAAGTCGTTACATTCAACGAGATAGAGTTACCAGTGACAGAGGTTCCACCGTTTTGGTCGCTGCTTTTGTCGTAACTCAAGGAGAAAGAAAGAGAAGGGGAATAGTTCAGAAGATGCAACATAATCGAAATTGCTTACACGTAGTAAGATGTTAATCAAAGAGCTGAGAAGAGGAATGCGAAATGAAAAATTGATCGTCTTCTTAATTAGTTATTATGAAATTTAACCACTCTATTTTTAGATAATAAAAAGCTTATAAATCACAGAATTCATTCTCTGAATTGAACTATACTACAAAACATATAGTCCTATATTTCTATACGCCAACCTAATTGTATTAATATCTACTTAAGTTTGTACTAGACATCCTTATTCAAATTAAGGTTACTAATTAGTATTTAGATCGTAAGTTTCGATTTTAGTTGCTTTTATTCCCATCTCGCGTAAGAATAtaggtttttttttcctttcactCAGGCGATCTTTTATCCGACCGAATGtaaatgaaaataaataaataattgatAGTATTGAAAATCATTTATGCTTTTTCTATTGACCGTAATTTCCCCAGcatgtttggatggttgttacctatcatattgtatcgtattgttactttgaatacaatatttgttttgattattacttaaattttattgtattccGTCATTACGTACGACGAAAAGTGCCACTTTATGGAACGATGGACTTGGTGTGGTGACATCATTTCTTTgcttttttctctcatcttgtCATTCCTTATTATTAAATAGTCATATTTATCCTTTATCCtactttttttatataataattctactccttatcctttttttttagtaatgttgcaagtttattcttcatattatgGGTGTGTGACATCACGAAACGACGGCAAatgatacaatctatccaaacattgtattcatcaaacaatataatacaatacaatacgatacaatatatTATGAAACTGACATATAATTACAACAATTCAAACAAGTTGTAAAGAAATCATATTGTAATTTGAGAATTTCGTCATTGAACTAGaagatattttatttattataggAGTATCCTTTGACACCCACATTTCACATGGACTGGTTCTAGACGATAGTGAAAGTTTTCGCATTAGTAAGCAGCATCCCACTAGTGCGTTACACTAGAACCAGTCATAGTTTCACAATTGTTTTTCTTCAATATATAATATCCTTAGGTAAAACCATCAAAGATATTAAATAAAAAAACATAAACCTTGTACTGAAGCATatcatatttatttatatttttattcattGTTTATGCAATCATAAATctattagttttcaaaaattatagTTTTAGGTGTAGTTGGTATAAGACgaattttcatgaaaaatatatcgGTAAAAATTATTTTACCTTAAGAAATTATATAGTCAGTATTTCATTCAGTATAAAGATAGATATGATTAACTAGAATTAGTATGTGAGGAATTGAGAATGGCGAAAGGGTGATGATAATAACTATGATTAAAGATTATCAATAATGTTTACATATTACTAGTAGTCAAAACAAGTGACGTAAAACAATAAAATTTAATTGCAGTCTCTCATTTGGTGGAGATATTTTctcaagaaaaaatataaaatatttttattaatttactgTCGAGGTTTGTGGTAGGATGATAGGATCCCTTCACCTTTAACTAGATGCATCCAGCTCaagttttgaaaacaaaaaaactAGTATAGAGCGCTTATCctttaataaattttatacaacaCGAGATCAAATTAGTCGGACTTCAAAACAATACCATAAAGCAGTTGGAAAAAAAAATTACACGAAAAAAGAGATTTTAATTGCAGTGTCTCATTTAGTAGagatatttttcaagaaaaatattttattcagATATTGAAAAACAATTTTACCAAGAAACACTTGGCGCGTGGTTCTGGTAATATGGTTAGTTCATTTTACCCAGCACCACAGGAATTAGCGTTTTCTTCTGTTGTCTCTCAACTAAAtacaaaagacaaaaaaaaaaaaaggaaaagaaatatcacccacaaatatttatttttttaaattctcAAAATCCAAACTATCAACATCACCAACTTTACAAAGAGCCATTTTTATGGTTCTTTTTTTAAGGATTCAAGAGCTTTGGGTGTGATTCTTTAAAATTTGTTTGTTGTATAAATGTCCCTTTCTCTTAACTTCTAGCACTTTTTCTCCTCCTTGTTCCTATTTATTGGAAAATAATTTACAGATAGATCACTTATGGGGTTTGGTATTTAAGGAGAAAAAACAGCAAGGGGAAACTCTTTTTAGCCCAGGTAAAtaatttcccttttctttttatgAATTTGGCAATCTTTTTACGTGTAATatagaaatgaaaaagaaagcaaaatttCAAAATTGTGGGAGAAGTTAAGCAGTGAAAACAAATGTCTTTCTTTCTTCATACTCAAAGAATGCTAATGCTAATGCATggttttgttattgttgttatcaGGACTTGATTTTCGCTCAAAAAGGTTGGGAATGAAATTTAAAGTTTTTGCCATTGATGAATCTAGAGATGTATGATTCTCACATTTGGCTTCAGATTGATAGAGTTTCCCTTTTGGTTTCTGAAGCTCTCTTGGTGTCTTAAAATTTGATTGTTGATTTGGGTGTTTGAGGGAAAGAAAATAAGGGATTTTTCATATAGATTAGCATATGCCAGGGTCCTTAATTTGTCCTAAAAACAAATTATTTCGTAGTTGAAAGAAACGATCCAAATGGAGTAGAACGGTTATTGAGGATACATATAGACGATCTGACTAATTTGGAATTGAGACGTAGTTCTTGTTGTTGCATTGGCTTAAGGGTGGTGAAAGGAGCGAAACGAATActgaggattcatatagctgaTTCCAACTAATTTGGAATTGAgacgttgttgttgttgtacaaaCTAAAGGGTGGTGAAAGGGGAATTGTATACGATGGAAGCACCGGCACCTAAGCCGGTGGCGCCCCGGAAGAAGATGACAAAACAACTAACAGGGAAAAGGGATGACAGTTCCATGCATGCAGCAGCTAGAGCTGGAAATATTGTTGCAATAAGAGAGATTCTTGAAAAGACAGAGGAGGAAGAATTGGCAGAGTTGATAATAAAGCAAAATTCTGCTGGGGAAACTGCATTATATGTTGCAGCAGAATATGGTTATTATCAGTTGGTTAGGGAGATGATCTATTACTATGATCTTGTTGCTGCCGGAATAAAAGCGAGGAACGGCTATGATGCTTTGCACATTGCTGCCAAACAAGGAGATTTAGGTATGTTGATGTTAGTATGAGCTCTTATCGTTCCCTAAGTAGTTTGGGACTGAGACAcagttgttattgttattgtcgTTGTCATTGTTGTTGATGTTAGTATGAATTACACCGGCTTGCTTTTCCATTTTCTGATGTCTAGTTCAAGTGATTTTAAGGAATTGTCTCtgtattaaaataaaataataaaaaacactTATGCACCTGGTAGTATGTAGGCTATTCTATTATACTATGATGTTAAATATTAATGACAAAAATCAAGTGTTGTAGCAGTAGAACGGAATGTGTTCGCCTATTCACCCTAGGAAACGAATGCTTTTAAATTACTATTGATGTTCATTATAGCATAATTATTCATGTCAATTATGAAGTTGAATTTGTAATTTTGCAGATGTGGTGAAGGTATTAATGGAAGCACATCCAGAGCTCTCAATGACCGTCGATGTTTCAAATACTACAGCTTTGCATACAGCAGCAAACCAAGGGCATATAGAGGTGGTGAATTACCTATTGGAGGAAGAGAGCAGTTTAGCCACCATAGCTAAAAGTAATGGGAAAACGGCATTGCACTCTGCTGCAAGAAATGGACATGTGCAGGTTTTGAAGGCGCTATTGAGTAAGGAGCCAGGGATTGCAACTAGGATGGATAAAAAGGGACAGACTGCACTTCACATGGCTGTCAAAGGACAAAATCTTGAGGTTGTGGAGGAGCTGATTAGAGCTGATCCTTCTTTGATAAATATGGTTGACAACAAGGGCAATACTGCCTTGCATATTGCTGCTCGGAAAGGCAGGGATCaggtattttctttttttcttatacAACAACTACTATTATTACGTACGCCTCAATGCCAAGAAAGCTTGGGCCGGCTAAATAAATCTTTATCATCCATTTAAGCTCATCTTAGTCCAATACATGTCCGTTGTCTAATACGCGAGAATTTTGCTTTGAAACTTTAACTGCTCTCGTGATGTTTCAGTTGTAGACTACTCTTTGTTTATCAATCTAAGACATGGatctattttcttttatttagtgtCTAGAAACTTTTGTTTCTTCGACTTTTTTGTTCATCTTCTGCTCTCTTGTTACTTAAGAGATCCCAATAACTCTTCCTCAGAATTTATGTAGTGGGAATTACAGATGTTGAAACATAACTAGAAAAAAAGTATAAACGAGATCGACATTGTGGATGCAAGGTTTATTGAAGTATCTGTTATGCAGAAGGTAAAATTATCACTATGCATAGAAAAGCACACTAGATTACAATCTTTATCCTTAAGCGGAAAATGGAATTGTGTAGCAATATTTTTGAAGCCAAAAAGTGATTTCCTAGCTGAAATGTCATTAAAAACTCTTATGGTTTTAACAACCAAAATTCCGAAGAATTTGCTGTTATATTTTAGCTTATGTAATAAATCGAAAGTCCTTTCAACCCTATTTCTGTCAGTAATATATCATTTGCATTGGGATAGATGTCAAAAGAGCCTTGGTTTCTTGGAAAATTATTGGAGGGATTGATTAGGCGCGAGTGGAATATATTGAGAGCTCATTTCGAACTTGTTTTGACATATGCAGATTGTGAAGTTGCTGCTTGTGCAGAATGAAACAGACACTACAGTCGTCAATAGGACCAACGAGACAGCCCTCGACACTGCGGAGAAACTGGGACAGGCTGAATTAGGAACCATCTTGCAGGAACATGGTGTTCAAAGTGCTAGATCCATCAAGCCACAGGCAACAAATCCAGCAAGAGAGTTGAAGCAAACTGTAAGTGACATAAAGCACGGGGTGCACTATCAATTGGAAACTACACGCCTAACAAGAAGACGTATACAAGACATCGCCAAGCGTGTGTACAAAATGCATGCAGAAGGCCTTAACAATGCAATCAATTCTACCACAGTTGTCGCGGTGCTCATTGCCACAGTAGCCTTTGGTGCAATCTTTCAAATCAATGGTCAATGGGTCGATGATCCGGATGATATCCCACCTGATCATTCCCTTGGAGAAGCAAATATCGGTCCAAATCCAGCATTTCTGGTTTTCTTCGTCTTTGACTCCATATCCTTATTCATCGCTCTTGCTGTTGTGGTTGTCCAAACAACAATCGTGGTAATAGAAAGCAGagcgaagaagaagatgatgtcAATTATAAACAAGCTAATGTGGGTggcatgtttatttgtttcagtGGCTTACTTGTCTTTATCGTACGTTGTTGTTGGCGACGATAATTTATGGATGCCTATATTAGTGTCCATAATAGGAGCAAGCATAATGGCTACAACTATTGGAACGATGTGTTACTGGGTCGTTATGAATAGGATAAGGTCCTCGAACAAGAGGAGCATACGAAGGAACTCTTTGGCCAGCAGGTCGCGGTCCTGGTCAGCATCAGTCCTCTCAGATTCAGATGCTCTAAACAATGAATACAAGAAAATATATGCTATATAGACAGTTTTCTGGTGAATCCAGCCCCATATTGTaattcatttctttcttttttctttttttgtgggGTGATGGAAGCCCTTGGCTTTATCTTCATGTGCACACTCAAGTTAACGGTAGTTCTTTACCTCAAGAAATTTTTGGTTAATCGTTTTTGCTCTAAGTGACAGTGACTGAATCGCTCACAATTCAATCTCATTCTGGTATCAGGAGCCGTTGCACCTATTTGATTCGTACGCTTAGCAACGACAAAAATATGCTCAAGTGATTTACTGGTATATTTCATCTGTTTAAGTTTTGGTGAGCAAAGTTACTAAATACATATGGTAATGTGAGGTAATAAGTACCGTTGGAAGAATTAATATGTGCGCTCAAGCTGATCCGGACACTACCATTATCGATTAAAGAAAAATATGACTTGTATCACATTATCATGAAATTAGTCTTAGATACTGGTACTTTTCTCTTGTGTAATAGGCACCAGTAGTAGCATAATGCATCAAATTAGTCTCACATATTGTTTCTGTcctacttcaaacaaaatgatatTACAGTTCCAAAGCATAGAATTTGTCTAATAAACGCAGGTAAAGTTATGTCAAAATTAGGATAAGTGCACTAATTTAGGTAAGTACACTAATTGTAGGTAAGTTATGTCAAAATGCAGGTAAGTGCATTATATATATTAGCGAGACTAATTTAATCTTATTCAACCTTAGATGGGAATTAGGGCGAAGCTCGGGGAGGTCTCTGCCTTCTTAACACGCGGCACACAAACTTGAAAACTGATTTGAAAATATCTTTCTACCTTCCCAAAACTTTTCGCCAATTCAATACTTTATTTGTCGAGTCAATCTTTCTGGAGAagacttgaaaaggattttccGAGCATGGTTGAGATCAATGTGAAAATCAAAATGCAGAATCGATATTCTTTGGAAACAAAAGATCCCAGGTCATCTTCCTTATTGTTCATCAATCGTAAATCAAGACAAGTCGGGTACTATCGTAAGACGTGAAAATACCCAATCTCATTCCGACCTTGATATGTGGAATCGTCTTGCGTCATAGGTACTGAGATTGTTCCGGAGACATGGTCTAAGCCCGGTGAATATATATACGTTATGGCCCAGCTTGAACTTAGATTGGGCGATAGTTTATGCCCTCATAtaacgacccaactggtcgttttgagcatctGCACTTTGATCGGTATTTTGAAGGCTCGAGTATCTCCCCATGATGTATTTT
Coding sequences within:
- the LOC104230637 gene encoding ankyrin repeat-containing protein At5g02620-like, translated to MEAPAPKPVAPRKKMTKQLTGKRDDSSMHAAARAGNIVAIREILEKTEEEELAELIIKQNSAGETALYVAAEYGYYQLVREMIYYYDLVAAGIKARNGYDALHIAAKQGDLDVVKVLMEAHPELSMTVDVSNTTALHTAANQGHIEVVNYLLEEESSLATIAKSNGKTALHSAARNGHVQVLKALLSKEPGIATRMDKKGQTALHMAVKGQNLEVVEELIRADPSLINMVDNKGNTALHIAARKGRDQIVKLLLVQNETDTTVVNRTNETALDTAEKLGQAELGTILQEHGVQSARSIKPQATNPARELKQTVSDIKHGVHYQLETTRLTRRRIQDIAKRVYKMHAEGLNNAINSTTVVAVLIATVAFGAIFQINGQWVDDPDDIPPDHSLGEANIGPNPAFLVFFVFDSISLFIALAVVVVQTTIVVIESRAKKKMMSIINKLMWVACLFVSVAYLSLSYVVVGDDNLWMPILVSIIGASIMATTIGTMCYWVVMNRIRSSNKRSIRRNSLASRSRSWSASVLSDSDALNNEYKKIYAI